One Capsicum annuum cultivar UCD-10X-F1 chromosome 2, UCD10Xv1.1, whole genome shotgun sequence genomic window carries:
- the LOC107860416 gene encoding uncharacterized protein LOC107860416 produces the protein MGLHCINVYTTVENLSIFHSDVLWFVAANLLKVQMMHQHFRESNFSLFIQAPEEVLPWFLDFSYPYQKVSSSMVQLAVECIFCSTCIRFVECCPQEGLTEKLWMGLEKFVFDWLINADRVVSQVEYPSLVDLRGLLLDLVAQLLGALSRIRFSLVTERFFLELNTRRIDTNVARSEALSIINGMHYLKLGVKAEGGLNASASFMAKANPLNRAPHKRKANFIMPYAICYPTS, from the exons ATGGGATTACACTGCATAAATGTGTATACTACAGTAGAAAATCTTTCAATCTTTCATTCTGATGTACTATGGTTTGTTGCAGCGAATCTCCTAAAGGTGCAAATGATGCATCAACATTTCAGAGAAAG CAACTTCAGTCTCTTTATTCAAGCTCCTGAGGAAGTTCTTCCATGGTTCTTAGATTTCTCATATCCTTATCAAAAAGTGAGTTCTTCCATGGTTCAGCTAGCAGTGGAGTGCATCTTTTGTTCCACATGCATTCGCTTTGTGGAATGTTGTCCACAGGAAGGGCTCACAG AGAAGCTTTGGATGGGACTTGAGAAATTTGTATTCGATTGGCTCATAAATGCAGACAG AGTTGTTAGCCAGGTTGAATATCCTTCGTTGGTTGATTTGCGGGGGCTTCTTCTGGACTTAGTTGCTCAACTCCTTGGTGCTCTATCTCGGATCAG ATTTAGCTTAGTGACAGAACGCTTTTTCCTGGAACTCAATACCCGGCGTATAGATACTAATGTTGCTCGCAGTGAAGCACTTAGTATTATAAATGGGATGCACTATCTGAAGCTAGGG GTGAAGGCAGAGGGTGGACTGAATGCGTCAGCTTCGTTTATGGCTAAAGCTAATCCTCTGAATCGTGCTCCTCACAAACGAAAAGCGAACTTCATCATGCCTTATGCAATATGCTATCCAACATCCTAG